The Pieris napi chromosome 4, ilPieNapi1.2, whole genome shotgun sequence DNA segment GTGGTCTTCGGACTCCATGCTTCGTGTGATTTACCGGTTTAAAAACGTGTATCGAAGGGCCGTGTTCGCGGCAGAATGGCGTTAACAGACGAACGCGGGAGGTTCGTAGTGAATGCGCGTTAAGAGCGCGCTATGCGTCCAAGCTTGCAGCGAACATGCAATGAAAGGCAGAATTATACATTTCATCTTACGTTTCACCAGTCTGTACCCACCTTTAGAACATTGAGAAAGACTCTTTATGACAATTCACATCTCACAAAGGATCCGCGGCTGGATTTCaagaagataataaataaaactatgttaatccaaaatgtttattacaaaaatatccgttaaatttatatataaacatatttattatctattgtCTATTATCTAATGCGATACTGGATAACAACCTCAAAGGTGTAGAAATAGGTCAAGACGACGACCTCGATCTTTTAATCTCCTGCACGTATGTGTACTGTGTATGTCGCTCTTCGGTGAATTATGGAAATGGGGTCATCGGTCGGAAAAGCGGGGGCAGCTCAGCCGGCGTCTTGGTCGGACTCGGCGTTGTCGTCGCCCTCGTCCTCCTCCGCTTGGCCCTCTGCAATCGACGCGCGCGtgtcaatatatttaatacgatATGAAAAAAGAATCGAGGTAGGAGAGGAGGACGCACTGTTCCTGCGGGCGTAGTGGCGCCGGGCGGGCGGGGGCCGGTCGTCGGGGGCGTCGGTGACGAGGGCGGTGCGGTAGGCCAAGAGGGGCGCCCACTCCTCCGCCCACTGCATCGGGAAGCGGGCGTCCAGGTACTGGAAGGGAGGCAGAGATAAATGTGGGTTCGAGGTATACGATATTTCATGAACGACGGAGGCGAGGGTACCCTGAGGACTTGTCGCTTGTCGGGCCGCAGCAGCTTGGCGCAGAACTCGGCCAGCGGCTCCAGGAAGAGCAGGTTGGGCGGCGGCTGCCCGCCCGCGGAGGGCTCCAGCGCCGCGAACGAGATGCCGGCGCGGTGCAGCGTCACGAGCGCCTCGCGGTTCTTCAGGGCGTCCAGCCCGAACATCATCGAGAAGCGCTTCGCCAACTCCTGAAAGCCCCGCGTCGTCGGCGTCATTATACGAGCGTGCGACGCGACAAATCGAGCCGGGGAGAGAGAGGAGGTCACCTTGAGCTCGAGCAGCTCGGGCGAGTTCCGCTGCGGGTTCGGATGCTTCGCTCTGATGTCGGCGTACAGGGCCTGCATGGCCAGCTCCATGGCCAGGGCGCAGTTCTGCTTGTTGATCTCGCGGGCCTTGCTCAGCGTGGCCTTGATGATGTCCCCGTAGTCGTTGTAGCACTGCGGAGTCACTCGTGAGAAAGCGCTCGGACGCGAGTGAGAAGCGAACGTCGGCGAAAGCGAAGAGATACCTTGATGTAATGCTTGAAGACGTCGACGGCTCGGCGGACGGGCGCCACGTTGTAGATGATCAGCTTGCAGTACCCGGCCAAGAAGTTCCGGCGCTTGTGGAGCTCCTCGATGCGTCTCTCGTCTTGGCCGTCTGCAACGGGGCTCGCGTCAGCGAAAGACCGACTTTCGACCGACCGTCTCGGAAACGAAGCAACGGGGCGAAGCGACACTACTCGGAGCGAATCGAGCCGAGAACCGCCGAACTAAAGCTCTACTTAAAAAGCGTTTCTAGAAGAATATAACAATAGCGCAAAGGAACACAAAAAGCGTGAGACCGCCTCCGCGACCATTTTCCCTTAGTAACGCGCGGGCGAGCGGCGAGCGGAGCGGGCGGCGGGCGGCGGACATTACTAAGGCAAAATGCGTCGCGACGGCGGAGGGGCTTACCGGCGAGGCGAAGACGCGCCGCATCCGAGGGGACATGCAAACAGACACACCCGAGTTACGCCCGCCGCCCCCCGACCCCGCGACCCCCGAGACCCCGCGACCCCCGAGACCCCGCGACGCTCACCGCGAGTCTCGCCCGTCTCTACTTTTCAAACGAGACTCACGCTGTCGGCGAACGACTCTCTTCtactctttttaaaaaaatacagattttACGGAATCGACTAGACTCGAAACTGAGTGAATTTACTGCCCCCATATATTCGGGATCGGGGGCGAACGTTATAACAAGTGTATTTGTTATAAAGATCGCCCCCTCCGCGACCACGACGAGCTGAGACGGTTCGCGATTACCGTAGTTCTGGTGAGAGAAGACGAACTCCTGCACGGCGGCGTTGAGCAGGTCGCAGAGGTGCGAGTCGGCCTCCAGCACGAGAGGCCGCAGCGCCGAGTCGCCCAGGGCCACCTGCTCCGCGAAGAAGATCAGCAGGTCGCACAGGGACACGTACGCCTGTCCAACAGAAATCGAACGTTCGACGCGACTCGACTCGACGCGGGAGAGCGTCCCGAGCGAGCGAATACCTCCTCTCGCAGCTCCAGCGTGAGGCCGTCGGCGACGATGAGCTGGCAGTGGAGCACGTAGGCCCGCAGGCGGTCCCTCAGGGCGGAGGCCGCCTCGCCCGTCACGCCCCGCTCCTCCGCCTCGTTCAACGCCCACAGCAGCGAGTAGAAGCAGGAACGCACCACGAACACCAACGCCTGTCCGAAAGCGTTCGGTCAACGGGACGACTAAGGGTCGGCGGAACGGGGGAACGGGACGACGGGGGTAGGGGGCACCGCTCACCTCGGTGGGCATCTGTGTCTCGTTGTTCTTGAGGCACTTGGGCAGGTCCTCGAAGAGCGAGTCCCAGATGTTGGTGTCGTTGAGGTTGTGGCACATGTACATGATGGACACCTTGCGGAGGGAGTTCACCACGTTGAAGATCTCGTCCGCGTCGGGGGTCTCGCCCTGCAAGAGACGGAGGACGGTCAGGCGGGGGGAAGCGGGCGGAAGCGGGCCCGCGGAAGGGCGGCGGCGGTGCCTCACCCCCTCGATGAGGCTGCGGTAGTCGTCCACGGCCTCCTTGTAGCGGTTGACGCAGTGGTCGGTGACGGTGGCCCGCGCCACGTTGCAGCGCGAGTAGACGGCGCACTGCTCGCTGCAGAGCACCTCCAGGGTCTTGCCGCAGGTCTCGATGACCTCGGCCTCGGTGTGCGTCGAGACGATGTCGCGGATCTTGTTGAGGAGCAGCAGCAGGTTGCCCTCCTGGCGCTGCGTCGTGTACAGCTCCAGGTCGAAGTACTGCGGGACGGCCAGCAGGTTGGTGAGCTTCTCGGGGTCGGCGCTGAACTTGTCCAGCAGCGCCGGGATGGCGACCACGAAGTGCGCCGTCATCTTGGCCCTCTCCTCGGCCACGACCTTGGCGTCCTTGGGCGGCGGGTGCTTGCGGGCGGGGGCGCGTCCCACGGGCGGCTCCCCGGTGCTCGCCTGCCGCACGCAGCACACCATCAGCTCGATGAGCGACGACTCCTGGCGGTTGTCGAGCGCCTCCTCGCCGGGGCCGGCCTCCTCCAGCAGCAGGTCGGTCATGCACTCCCAGTCCTTCATCATCGGGTTGGACTCGATGAGCGAGTCGACGAGGTACGCGCCGTGCTCGTGCAGCTCGGACTCGATGAAGAACTGCACCAGGTCCCGCAGCAGGCCCGTGTTGGGCAGCCGCACCTTGCCGCGCCGCGACCTGGCCTCGGGCGGCGGCAAGTCGTCGCGGAACAGGCGCCACTTGAGGAACTCGCCGGCCGCCGCCGCCAGGGAGCGCCACGAGGAGTACACCAGCTCGTACACGTTCTCGCAGTCCTTGTCCGTCAGCACGTCGGGGTACATCCTGCGACAGAACAGCGGTCAGGCTTCGCCTCTCGTCGCCGGCCGAGACCGAAGCGGGACCCACTTGAGTATCGCGATGACCAGTCGCACCGCGTGGACGGCCACCTCCGTCTCCTTGTCGAGGGTCATGGACACGATGCGGTCCTTGAACTTGCTGGTGAACAGCTCCAGCTTGCTCTTCAGCTCCTCGCACTGGTACAGCGGGTGCAAGGCCTGCAGACACCGCAGACGCACCTCGCCCACCTGTTCGGTAGAGAAGGCCACGGAAGTGAGACTTTATTTCGGGGAAATCGAAGTACCGCAGGCCGAAAATCAAAAGCGGCCCTCGCCTTGTCGTGAAGAGTCCATCCGATGTATTTTAGGTAGAGATCGTCCAGGAAGTGAGCCGGGAACTTCTCCATCCATATTCCGATCTCGGACATCGTGATGGCTCTGATGTCCGGCAACGTGTCcctgaaacattatttttcaaacgaatacaaaatcttattttttctAATGTCCAGGTTATACAGATTAAACAGCGTAAAGCTAGAAACACCACCACACCACACCACGCGTGTGCCGACGCACCTGTATCGATGTACGAAGACAGATTTAAACATATAAGACAGCATATTCTTGATCTCTTCCATATTTTCTTCCAGCTCCTGCCTCTTAGCCACTAACACCTCGAGTCGATCGGAAGCTCTCTTGTCTCGGGCTTTCAGCCGCTCGGCCTCGTACTGGCGGAGGCAGTTGTCGCAGTTCACGCTGGTCAGCAACGCCACGTCCACCAGGGCGGTCATGAGCTTCATCACTGGAAATATAGCAttacagaaaaatattaattttgaaatactataTTCTACTTCCACAAGTGATAAGGTATTGCGTGTTATCGATGTGGTGAGGTCCATGCGGGAGTTTCGTTTTGTCAGTGCGAAAAaagtcaaaaagaaatatacattaaatgcttctaattttacatttactgccagttctcaaatcgaggccgtagaacggacgaaaaaaactagcaataaactctccgccactctttttaatcgccaagtttttttttttacacaacgtttgtaaggagctgcaaccattacaccatgttccacgtgaaacaaagatttgtcctctatcagcaggaggcatgttcaaataggagcacgcacttgcATTCtggtgggaacaacacgcaaatacatagtcgaaacaaCTAACATCACCACAACTAGCAGCatttcacgagtatgacgcatcgCTAGCATGTTCTAACATTCAATATGTTAGAACAAAAACGgcctcattaaaaaaaaatacaaagaagtaaataataaattgcttAGGGGGAAatggtaattatttaaattaatcacaTATTGGaacatgtttttctttaattaatgagaAAGCTTGAAATTAGGCTAACATACAGCCTTTTTACAAGTTTGTTAATTAAGTCTAAAAATAATCACAGTATCTTCAATAGTCAGAGTGTTAATGGTACAAGAGTCATGGACAGAGCAATATAAGTCAATTAGTATTCATTTTAAAGATGGTGCAATTCCAAAGTTTGTTGAGGCTCGTAGTAAAGAAAGGGATTGTGTGTTACCTCAAGCCTCAAGGAGTACAGTCTACCCGGCAACAGAGTCGGATACGTATCCGACACTAAATGGAGTATTTGCTGCACCAGCAGGGAAAATATATCACAACACTGAATGATTTAGATTGTGCATTTATCTACACAgagattttaaatcttatggCGCTCAATACCTGTAAGGGTTTATACAGTTCACCGTTTGGCATTTGAAGTTGAGGTTAGACTGGGTATTTCTCAAATATGAATAAGTTTATTGTTGGCAGTATTATCTGGGGTGATCATTCtcattgataatattattataagctaTTGGATATTGTCATAAATGACATAAtgctaatataaattgtctaaAGAACTATTTAACTTCAATGAACATTGTATTCTGAAGAAAGCTAGTATTCGCACCAATTCATAGGTTTCTAGAGCAGAACACCACTAAGTGTCTGTCAACTAATGAACAGATTCCTTTTTATTCTGCTAAAAACTTTAACACTATAGATAATAGTCACTTGTGAGACCTCCAAATATAGAGTAGGTGCTATGAGCTAAGCTATACTATtgtcatttatcatttataaattcgcaaaaaaaaaattctagaaGAGATAGTCTGCTAGACATTTTTGGTAAAATCTTTGCGTTCTCTGCAAAAAGAGGCATAAACAGACAACACAGTTATTGAAGATGTTCTGATTTAACGTCTACGAACTTGGCTATATATTAAGTATGATGTAGTgattaaatacctacttacACCAGCACAGTATTAAACCTCAATTCAAAATGTGTtacttacattttaaatttgaaagcACACAAATAAGCTAGTAAAatgtgaaaattattaattaaacgtgACTTTATTACTCACCAGCTAATGTTGCAGTGTGTCTGAATGCTCTAACTTGAGAGTCAGACAACCCAGTGAGCAGTGAGATGATATTGTCCATGAGGTATTGGTCATAGATGATGCTGTATTGACACATTGTTACCAATTTCTGTATAAATTCACAGAAGTTTGCTCTGAATTTTTTCCAAGTCTGGCCCGACATTATTAAAGGATATTCACCACTTTCCTAgatacaaataagaattttactTTTCAAACTTACAGAGAATACAAAcactttttttgtaattaatttaattaataataaacttgacaATAAGCTTAAagctatatattatactgagagactggtgcttgaaaaaggttgggaaaaccTGTTATTACAAGTCACCAGTCCCTCTTGAACATAACACTAATCAGAAGAACTAcaatatggtaaaaaaaaaatatttttcattaataggtactgtattaaaaaaaaacatttatattaaggtTGACAATAGACTATTTTGACTAACTTATTAAGCTTTactcatttaaaatttcaaaagctCTTGCTTCAATTGATTTTCAACTAAAGAAAGAAAACACTGAAATTAGTTGCCTTtaccaattataataaacacatctttaatgaaataaagatGCAAGCAAGTTCATTCCGTGTAGTAATAAAACGAACTTAAAGAGAAAATTCTAAAATTTctgataaacatttttttaagaataccTCATCAAACTCCTGAGTCATTTTCTTAATGATGAGTGTATGGTCCATTTGAGCCATATCTGGTGTGACCTTTCCTCGACACCCAGAGGAATTGATGAAAAACTGCATGAGCTGCACCAGTGCACTTTCCTTGTTGCTCTTATATTCCTCAATCCACATGTCAACAACTTGCTAATATACAAGAGAAAATTACATGGTAATTTTTCAAAGTTGGTTACAttgtacatacatacttattaaGGATCCAAAATCTACAGCCTATATCTATATTACTACAGCTTACATTTAGTAGTGCCTTAAGGCCAATTACAGATTTTGACTATGTTCAATTAAGTACATACCAAAAGGTTAAGTTttacttttaactttttttccCTAAAAGTACTCACAGAtactttaaaacttattttaatcatggaaataatgtattaactAGGTACAGCTGTGTGTAATGTATTAACTAGGTAGTGTGTAATATAAGAGTGTCATGTCTATAATTGTATTACAGGTAGATAAAAGTTCTGTATGATGAGAATTTTGTTGATTCTTTGTAGTTCAAATCTTTGTTACAGCCAAGAACTGGTGAATACTTGTAGATGTTTTTGTTACAATATAGCTAATATACTAACATGAATTGCAGTTTTGTTAAATCGCAATAGATTATATAAACTGTTTTCATCATCGCCTGGCAGGAGAACTGGGGGTGGAGAGTATGCAGGTGGTGGTGGAGCTCCACCTCTTCCTCGGCCTCTGCCACGACCACCTCGACCGCGTCTGGGTCGAACTGGGGGCGGCGGAGGCGACTCTGCTAATCGTCCGACATAGCCACCGTCACCACCTCTACCCCTGCTTCGCGTTATGCGTTTTGTAATTGCCGGTGAAGGTGACCTTAACTCGTCCTCATGCTCGTCCGGCTCTTCTCTCGGGGCTTCTATAGCAGTTGAATTAACCGGAGCTCCAGCATTAAACCCAGAATAGTTTATATTAGAAGGATTAGGTTCATGAACAGATTGCCCGCCATAGTCCGTCATAGGAGTTGCTGGTGTCATAGGATTTACGTACTCCGGAGGAGGATCATCCATTCGGATTCGCTTGCCACCTCGACGATGCATTGTTAATTTTGAGtacaaaaatcaaaacaaaatacaacgACCACTACACTGACCTTATTTCACATGCATGTTAATCTAATTCCAATTTACTTTATCCAAAATtgctattaatttaattacttttatagtttaataagTTTTGCTAGTGAAACTTGACTATATAAAGAGGGATAATTATTACAAGTTTtcttaaataagtttattgaTCGCGTCGCCGCGCGTAAATTTTACAGATAATatcactttttttttctctctttattttttttttttaattttatgacctGGTAACAAAGACCTTTAAGTCATGACTTATTTGgaatatgtatttgttcaTATAATTTGGCGACACTAACTTCACTtcactaaatttaataacttaaattgtttgaattgtattttttatgtaattataaataggtTTATAGGATGTTGGATCTTTTAGTAAAACGTTGAGGAGCGGCGGGCGGGAGGAAGAAACACACTTATATGCATTGGTAACACTAAGTTCACTAGCCAGCACAAGTCTTTGAATGAGAAAACTTTGGCAATCAAAAATAATGTGGTGGATCGTTCCTTCTTCTGCTTGACAATGATTACATTGATTGTTTCAAACAATCCCAAGTCTTGCTAGGTGTGACGGCGCAATATTATGACCAAATCTCAATCTGTTTATTGTTGTaatgaaatctctactttcacTAGATTTCAATTTGTCATACCATGGTTTAACAGGTATGTTATCTTGGATACTTCCATACCACTTTCTTGGTCTTTCTTCCACATTTCTGTCCACAGAGTGTAAATGTTTTccttaatatttagaaaataatcaGTAAAAGGAACGGAATACGGATACTGAGTCTGTAACGTCAATACTGTTTATAGCCTCACATGCAGGCAGCTTTGTCAGCTTTTTCATTGCCGGTTATGCCTTTATGTGAAGGCACccacataaaatatatatttacattcttAAGatgatatttaaacaataggtCAAAATATAgttggttttatattttacagaaaCATTACTTAGACTCTTTATCAGACTTAAAGAATccgttattattaaaaagtatttataattattaattacactaATTTGCAGTAAAGCCTGATAAACGGCATAAGCCTCTGCAGTAAAAATG contains these protein-coding regions:
- the LOC125048571 gene encoding cohesin subunit SA-1 isoform X2 gives rise to the protein MSGQTWKKFRANFCEFIQKLVTMCQYSIIYDQYLMDNIISLLTGLSDSQVRAFRHTATLAVMKLMTALVDVALLTSVNCDNCLRQYEAERLKARDKRASDRLEVLVAKRQELEENMEEIKNMLSYMFKSVFVHRYRDTLPDIRAITMSEIGIWMEKFPAHFLDDLYLKYIGWTLHDKVGEVRLRCLQALHPLYQCEELKSKLELFTSKFKDRIVSMTLDKETEVAVHAVRLVIAILKMYPDVLTDKDCENVYELVYSSWRSLAAAAGEFLKWRLFRDDLPPPEARSRRGKVRLPNTGLLRDLVQFFIESELHEHGAYLVDSLIESNPMMKDWECMTDLLLEEAGPGEEALDNRQESSLIELMVCCVRQASTGEPPVGRAPARKHPPPKDAKVVAEERAKMTAHFVVAIPALLDKFSADPEKLTNLLAVPQYFDLELYTTQRQEGNLLLLLNKIRDIVSTHTEAEVIETCGKTLEVLCSEQCAVYSRCNVARATVTDHCVNRYKEAVDDYRSLIEGGETPDADEIFNVVNSLRKVSIMYMCHNLNDTNIWDSLFEDLPKCLKNNETQMPTEALVFVVRSCFYSLLWALNEAEERGVTGEAASALRDRLRAYVLHCQLIVADGLTLELREEAYVSLCDLLIFFAEQVALGDSALRPLVLEADSHLCDLLNAAVQEFVFSHQNYDGQDERRIEELHKRRNFLAGYCKLIIYNVAPVRRAVDVFKHYIKCYNDYGDIIKATLSKAREINKQNCALAMELAMQALYADIRAKHPNPQRNSPELLELKELAKRFSMMFGLDALKNREALVTLHRAGISFAALEPSAGGQPPPNLLFLEPLAEFCAKLLRPDKRQVLRYLDARFPMQWAEEWAPLLAYRTALVTDAPDDRPPPARRHYARRNKGQAEEDEGDDNAESDQDAG
- the LOC125048571 gene encoding cohesin subunit SA-1 isoform X1 is translated as MHRRGGKRIRMDDPPPEYVNPMTPATPMTDYGGQSVHEPNPSNINYSGFNAGAPVNSTAIEAPREEPDEHEDELRSPSPAITKRITRSRGRGGDGGYVGRLAESPPPPPVRPRRGRGGRGRGRGRGGAPPPPAYSPPPVLLPGDDENSLYNLLRFNKTAIHQVVDMWIEEYKSNKESALVQLMQFFINSSGCRGKVTPDMAQMDHTLIIKKMTQEFDEESGEYPLIMSGQTWKKFRANFCEFIQKLVTMCQYSIIYDQYLMDNIISLLTGLSDSQVRAFRHTATLAVMKLMTALVDVALLTSVNCDNCLRQYEAERLKARDKRASDRLEVLVAKRQELEENMEEIKNMLSYMFKSVFVHRYRDTLPDIRAITMSEIGIWMEKFPAHFLDDLYLKYIGWTLHDKVGEVRLRCLQALHPLYQCEELKSKLELFTSKFKDRIVSMTLDKETEVAVHAVRLVIAILKMYPDVLTDKDCENVYELVYSSWRSLAAAAGEFLKWRLFRDDLPPPEARSRRGKVRLPNTGLLRDLVQFFIESELHEHGAYLVDSLIESNPMMKDWECMTDLLLEEAGPGEEALDNRQESSLIELMVCCVRQASTGEPPVGRAPARKHPPPKDAKVVAEERAKMTAHFVVAIPALLDKFSADPEKLTNLLAVPQYFDLELYTTQRQEGNLLLLLNKIRDIVSTHTEAEVIETCGKTLEVLCSEQCAVYSRCNVARATVTDHCVNRYKEAVDDYRSLIEGGETPDADEIFNVVNSLRKVSIMYMCHNLNDTNIWDSLFEDLPKCLKNNETQMPTEALVFVVRSCFYSLLWALNEAEERGVTGEAASALRDRLRAYVLHCQLIVADGLTLELREEAYVSLCDLLIFFAEQVALGDSALRPLVLEADSHLCDLLNAAVQEFVFSHQNYDGQDERRIEELHKRRNFLAGYCKLIIYNVAPVRRAVDVFKHYIKCYNDYGDIIKATLSKAREINKQNCALAMELAMQALYADIRAKHPNPQRNSPELLELKELAKRFSMMFGLDALKNREALVTLHRAGISFAALEPSAGGQPPPNLLFLEPLAEFCAKLLRPDKRQVLRYLDARFPMQWAEEWAPLLAYRTALVTDAPDDRPPPARRHYARRNKGQAEEDEGDDNAESDQDAG